In the genome of Fusarium poae strain DAOMC 252244 chromosome 1, whole genome shotgun sequence, the window GCCCGATGTGTTTGAGGGTGCCCCTGAAATCATTATCGAGTTTGAATCTGATACAGTCTTGAAAAGCTACCCTGGCTTAGTAAAGCAAACGCGATGGGAATCAGTATAACTATCCTTCTAATTGTCGAAGCAGATATGTTGATAGTCAATGCAGTGGGTTGTCATGACTATCAGTTACTGATCGGATATTTGTTGAACTTGTATTAAATGGGTTTCAAGCTTTTAGACTATCTGATAGGCAGAAAAGCCAACATTACCTGCGAGTTCAAGACGAATtgatcttccttcttgaacAGCGTCCGCAATTTTATGCCTCTACTTGAATGAGAAACCACAAATATCGACCTTGACAGAACCACTACACCGCTATATAGTCTGAGTGTCTAATCACTGTCAGACTGTGTTTGTATTTTCAGGGCTGAAATTAGTTTTCTCTCGGAAATGACCCACTCTCGGCTAAGAAACATGTTTCCCCCATGAGGACAGGGTATTTAGCGAAAAGGCAAGATAACATAGTTACTTTTTGCCATTCTAAACAGATCCTTCGCCAGATCCTTCGGCTGATCATTTCTATATCTTTTACTACATTGTCAAAGCGAAATTATTGTACTACTGAAACTGACTCGCTCATGATGAAAAAGGTAACATGAAGGGTAAAATTCCATGCATGTGTGCTCGCAATTGACCCATTTTCAGACGCAAAGTAAAAATAGACTGTGCTAGATAATGATTTCAGATGTATATAAGAAGCTGGATAACTCCTTCGAAATAATCGCAACTCACCACAATTCTCTTTCAGTCTACACTCTACAGAACAAGCCTCAGTCACCACTCATACCTCCCAAGTTATCTTTTTTCCAACACAACCTTCACCATGAAAACTACCATTTTCACTTCTGCTGCGACTGCTGTCCTCAGCTTTGCCTCTGGTACTGTTGCCAATTCCTGTACCTGGTCTTTCTTTGGAGGACCTGTCTATAAGAGCTGGATCATCGTTGCCTCCGGTGTGGATGACATCCCGGGCAAATGCGGCGGTTTCTGGGACAACATGAACAACAAGAACTTCCACAGTGCCTGCACTCTTTCCTTTACAAACTGCGAAGACCAGAATGGAGAGATGGTTGCCACCTTCAAATCGGGCTCCGGTTGCAACAGCGGCCACGTCGAGTCGGCATGGTGGGAGGCAACTAGGAACAAGTTTGGCGCCCTTCACTGCGTTGAAAAGTAATCGGCAAACTATTTGGAGTCAGGCCAACTAGACTGATGAAAACGACCTCTGGTCAGTTTTGGAGATCCTTGTCAGCTTGGACATCCCCTACAACATCGAAGATACCTAGCTCTATTCACATAGGGCACATTTTCGACCACTGATAGTGACAACGAGGCTCGACTCAACAAAAGCCAAAATTCACATCCAGGTCTCGACCTTAGAACTTTCTTCTGACTCCCATGTGGACTTTCGATTAACTACTTTACAAACTGGTGTAAACACTGGTTAAGATAACAATTGACTTATGTTCCCTTCATCCAAATCTTCATCCAAATGCAATACCGTGACATTGACTGACCTAATGATTCCAAGAGCGAAGTCCTATTATATACAAGGCTGGAAGCTTATCGTACTAAATTGAGTATATGTAGAACATTTTATACAGTGCATGGACTGAAAGAGGATCGAACCACTTCATTCGAACCATTCAGGTAAAATGAAAGATactaagtaatttattaggGATTCGTCATGGTGGTTAATAGTGTCTATGTCGATAGGGGTTAGTGGTCCAGTGGTTAGTAGTTACCAGGCTTAGCCAACGGCTTATCCTCTAAGCCAAAGGTAGTAAGTTTAAATCCTACgacttttaaatttattagctattaaaggagaaaaagaggctccttattaaataaaaccttaataatttaagCCTAATTAAGAAGCCTATATAGATAATCCTAGGGAGGGTTTTTAAGGggtattactatatattttactatattaagaagggttttaatttactaaaataattttctttaccTAAAATAGCCTTAGATTTCCCTTACCTTAGTAGCTAGCTTGCCTACTAGCTAGAatacctaagagcagggttaataaaagcttaattatatatatctatgTCAATGCTGAAGTGCTTTATAGGTATAGTGTTTATTAGAACTCTAGagaaaaataccttaattttTAACTGATTTTAATAATGGATTTTCATTGGAGATACAGAACAGACATTCACATGGCCTAAAGGCGATACCTCAAGGTTTTGCACACTGGTGATTGAACCTCGGCACCGTTTCAACTTTAGTTACTAGCCCCTACTCCAAAGGGACAAGCTGAAAGAAGCACTTCCAGAATCTTTCCATGCTAGTCTTAGCACTATGAATTTGCGGGGTCAGTAGCTAATGGAAACCCTCCTGTGATGCAGTTAGTTTTCGAATAAATCTGCTCGGTATCTCATGATAAATACTCCACTTTACTCTCCCGTCGTTGACATCTCAAAATGTCCAGACTTTGGGCTCAAGCCATAACTCAATACGACCCTGTCACGATCGAAGTCGTTGGATCTCTTGTTATCCAGATCTTCTTTTGGTGGATTCCTTGTACCGGTTTTGTTTTCCTCGATCAACTTGCGCCTTCCTTTGCTGCCAAACACAAGATCCAGCCTGCCCCGAAGCAGCCCACATCTTCTGATATCTTTGATGCAGCCGTTATCTCCTTGAGAAACCAACTGATTGTCATCGGATTACAAGTTATTCCTGCTACCCTCTCAACCAGACCCTCCGCGTTCCAGATGACAGCATCGTTACCATCTGCAAAGGACTTCATTCTTGATTTTACAATCTGTCTGATCGCACGAGAGATTTTATTCTACTATTCCCATCGCCTTCTCCACATACCTTATCTATACCGCCGCATCCACAAGATTCATCACAAGTTCACTACTCCCGTCTCATTTGCCTCGCAGTATGCTCATCCCGTGGAGCACATCGTTGCAAACACGATTCCCATTGTTCTTCCACCGATGTTATTGCAAACTCACATCCTGACCATGTGGGTATTTGTTTCATGGCAGCTCATCGAGACGGCAACCGTCCATAGTGGCTACGATTTCTTCGGGGGTGCGGCATATCGTCATGATCGACATCATGAGAGATTCAATGTTCATTTTGGAGGAATGCCGTTGTTGAACTGGCTGCATAGTACTAATAGTAGTATAACCCTAGTAAAGAAAAACAATTAAATATAGCACTACTAAGAGCTAGCTaccttatctttattatctatatcttattatattaaattttattatattaaaagctataatattaattataagtttttatttttttttaaaaattttttttttttttaattttataaaatttttaatataataaattttaatttaataaactttttaataatattatttttattaaatactttataaattattaataatttattttttttattataaattattttaaaaattaaaaaataattttatttaaaatattttattttctaatatattaatattattattatattttattttataaaaagctttaaaagctttttttttttatataataaagatttaaattttaatttattaatttaataattaattatataattaaaaatattataattaaaaataataaaaataataatttaattattatttatattaataatattttaattttaaatattaataaaaaattattttaaaaataataaaaaattttaaattttttaattaattattttttaaaaataaaattaattataaaaattaaatttttataaataatttttaatttaataaataattaaaattaataaaaactttaaaatttattattttatataataattatataattatataattttattaatattaatattaataaaaacatatttaataattaatttttaaaaaaaataaaaatttttataataattattataattttaattttataaattataatatatatttttaaattaaatttatattaatatttaaatttaaaaattatatttttttataaattaattttaaatatatactttaagacttatactttaaaaagtatttaataaaagttatctatattaattatcttagctttataataggGAATTAATAGGGATgtataatacttttactatagacatataaccttataaatatataactttttaagtaatttaattaattaaagaaatattacctTACTAGTACTTCTATAATCTCTATAAAGAATAATCTTACTTAATAAtcctattattactataaaaaagaagttattactaggtctagttttatataaaaaatatattaaagggattataaatttaattttaatataggttatatttatctACTTATAATAACTCCTATTAacttcttattctttatatatttatttaaattctctatctatttatataaatacctaTAGTATTCttagccttaatataaatagttttacttattataatcctttaagtaataatagttttttagtttttattttccttttctaGGGTTAACTTATTCTAGTTTCTAGGTAAATAgctatactttttcttttaagaCTTAGGTATTTAAGACTAAGATACTTAAGACtaaaatacttatagctaAGATACTAAGgcttaattactttcttaagatattatagaaAGTATAAGGTTTATTAgcactttttactttatattctttagctACCTTttaagagatataataatctttaggttaaagatcttttaatatagattttaagaggatattttataaagttattagtaaaagtaaatatcttactttataaaagcttttatagagtatatatataagtaaattatataatagtatagtatattaagtttaattaaaataaagtatttatttatatataggttAAGGGGCTTAAGATTAAGATTCTTTCTAGTAGGCAGTGCCTTATAtacctattaatattagctcttaataagctttagacactttaataatataaaagactaaagcttatttaaataattaaagcttaaccTAAGgaatttataatcttaaagaatcttattattcttataaatatctttaaagttatacttttaattatatagtatattttatattatttttattaacttataaagataGCTTatcctatttaataagtagcttttaatattattattatttgcCTCTATacttaaggttatatagataCTATagtttaagtatttataaataaagcaaTAGGCCTATTAAGTATAGACTAATATATaggtattaaaaagatactATAGAATagagtattaattattaaactccttataaagagtaatttatattttcttatatatttctttagtctttataaaaagaatttacttttatatttaaaaaaccctctaataaatataaaaaacctTAAAAAAGGATTTAgctaaaataagtatatagttatatagaGTTAGAGTAGCTTAAGGTTTAATAGGtttatttatcttattaatatttaggctattattattctctaggtttttaatttacttttactttaattaaagaaaaatattaaagttaatataataaatataaaattactaCTAAACCTTAGGAAACTAATTATTTAAGGtagcctttattaaattattaaaatctataataataatagctagttattatattaagtactttaatagaaaagtaaaaatactttCTATAAAAAACTAgaatttttcttattatttattattaataagactaaaagtaatattaaatactatattaagataggtctatttaattacttagaaaagtaaaagcttaaattagttaatattatatatattattaaggctaattaCCTCTAGGAATTACTTCTATATCTAGATATAATAAAggaatatttaaataaggcCTAGAAGATAGCTAGgcttatttaatacttactttataatataaagaactttttacttattaaaaagcttaagtaaagTAGCAGTAAGTAAATAACCTATAAGCTTCtcttagcttattaaagcctaagtattataaatattttattatataaatattaacttaggatattatttttctataatagcctatatattttatacttaaatattaatttaatagctagtagatttaataattactttaactAGGGAAATAAGGCAATAATAAGATAgataagctaataatatcttacttagagaataattataagtataa includes:
- a CDS encoding hypothetical protein (TransMembrane:1 (o20-40i)), coding for MSRLWAQAITQYDPVTIEVVGSLVIQIFFWWIPCTGFVFLDQLAPSFAAKHKIQPAPKQPTSSDIFDAAVISLRNQLIVIGLQVIPATLSTRPSAFQMTASLPSAKDFILDFTICLIAREILFYYSHRLLHIPYLYRRIHKIHHKFTTPVSFASQYAHPVEHIVANTIPIVLPPMLLQTHILTMWVFVSWQLIETATVHSGYDFFGGAAYRHDRHHERFNVHFGGMPLLNWLHSTNSSITLVKKNN
- a CDS encoding hypothetical protein (SECRETED:SignalP(1-22)) → MKTTIFTSAATAVLSFASGTVANSCTWSFFGGPVYKSWIIVASGVDDIPGKCGGFWDNMNNKNFHSACTLSFTNCEDQNGEMVATFKSGSGCNSGHVESAWWEATRNKFGALHCVEK